A portion of the Limibacter armeniacum genome contains these proteins:
- a CDS encoding DUF3500 domain-containing protein, which yields MTKLRNTKLQITHRVIFQAVTALIISSLVILSGCNDDDENVVDEASITSIDCSGVTFDLTIDGPDISGTATVPYSGGNGVAYDTAMVISSTGVIGYTATLESGTLASGEGNLVFDITGTSTNQMGGGIAFFSVAFGGQACVLEMTLDGGFDGGMEPGAGGPGGDMGDIVDNGFSDVEAVEVTACSSASGIEKIICLAESFIALLDDEELAIVQLDYSVENAQKWSNLPEGMAGIRLGLSLGEMDSTQVAYVKALLKEVTGSKANEGWDELYQHLIADNYLGDNGGGNTYGSHNYYFALLGTPSTSGTFEIQFGGHHFALANTYIDGELVGATPSFRGIEPFGTFTYNGESYQTMNDEQAAMVAMLAGLSSDELATAQLSGTFGDLVAGPQNDNNFPATPSGLNVGGLTSAQKELVLAVIETYVADLSDTEAEKIMDKYESEIDDTYIGYSGTTSVTERNDYVRIDGPSVWIEYSTQSGVILSGTHPHSVWRDKTFDYGGN from the coding sequence ATGACCAAATTGCGGAACACAAAACTCCAAATCACCCACCGGGTAATTTTTCAAGCAGTGACAGCCCTTATTATTTCATCATTAGTTATACTTTCAGGTTGCAATGATGACGATGAAAACGTAGTAGATGAAGCCTCCATTACATCCATAGATTGTAGCGGCGTCACTTTTGACTTGACTATAGACGGCCCAGATATTTCAGGTACAGCTACCGTTCCTTATTCCGGCGGAAATGGCGTGGCTTATGACACTGCAATGGTGATCTCTTCAACTGGTGTAATAGGCTATACTGCTACATTGGAAAGCGGTACGTTGGCGAGTGGCGAAGGTAACTTGGTCTTTGATATCACGGGTACATCCACAAATCAGATGGGCGGCGGCATCGCTTTCTTCAGTGTAGCTTTTGGAGGTCAGGCCTGCGTACTTGAGATGACACTTGATGGTGGATTCGATGGCGGCATGGAACCTGGCGCTGGTGGTCCTGGCGGAGACATGGGCGACATTGTGGACAACGGCTTCTCAGATGTTGAAGCGGTAGAAGTTACGGCTTGTTCTTCTGCTTCAGGAATTGAGAAGATCATTTGCCTTGCCGAATCTTTTATCGCATTGCTTGATGATGAAGAGTTGGCAATTGTACAGCTTGATTACTCAGTGGAAAATGCACAGAAATGGTCTAACCTACCAGAAGGAATGGCAGGAATCAGACTGGGACTTTCTCTGGGCGAAATGGATTCAACACAAGTGGCCTATGTAAAAGCCCTGCTGAAAGAAGTTACCGGAAGTAAAGCAAACGAAGGATGGGACGAACTGTATCAACACCTTATCGCTGACAATTACCTAGGTGACAATGGAGGCGGCAATACTTACGGCTCTCACAATTACTATTTTGCCTTGTTGGGAACACCATCTACCTCCGGCACTTTTGAGATCCAATTCGGAGGCCATCACTTTGCGCTTGCCAACACTTACATTGATGGAGAACTGGTGGGTGCTACTCCTTCTTTCCGTGGCATTGAACCATTCGGTACTTTCACTTACAATGGTGAATCTTACCAAACCATGAATGATGAGCAAGCAGCTATGGTGGCTATGCTGGCAGGACTGTCTTCTGACGAGCTGGCAACTGCTCAACTGAGTGGTACATTCGGTGATCTTGTAGCTGGCCCTCAGAATGATAACAATTTCCCTGCAACGCCTTCTGGACTGAACGTAGGTGGACTAACCTCTGCTCAGAAAGAACTGGTACTTGCCGTAATCGAAACTTACGTTGCTGACCTGTCTGATACTGAAGCTGAAAAAATCATGGACAAATATGAAAGCGAGATAGACGATACCTACATCGGATATTCAGGTACAACCAGCGTAACTGAAAGAAACGATTATGTCAGAATCGATGGCCCGTCTGTATGGATTGAGTACAGTACGCAGTCTGGCGTTATCCTGTCAGGCACACACCCTCACTCTGTATGGAGAGACAAGACATTTGATTACGGTGGAAATTAA
- a CDS encoding HupE/UreJ family protein has translation MQVHFCKVIGQHYLLNTSMHFRKLWHVSLLLLPAFMILPSKILAHPMPNTVVELSVSDHSVFGVAKMPFIVWMDATKSTEEKVDSTQIVGYFQQHIKALSGNDVWKTNISGFKTIEEFDREVGKYTELEIYFELTPSTPSALHQFDFAYDAIIHEVLTHKILIYLKYDWNSGMITDEATRPVGVIATDFKLGKCLPLKIDIDGGSWIKGTWAMFLFGMEHIRVGLDHILFLLTLLIVSPLAVFDKRWTGFEGYRHTLFRFLKISIAFTIGHSITLLVGSFDLIPFRAQYIEVLIALSILISAIHCIKPVFVKKEAWVAAGFGLIHGLAFSISLSSMNLGWQARLLSVVGFNLGIESMQLIIMVCFFPLLITSKWKFYPAFRVAFAIITGITAVAWIFERVLEKENFITEIANSIL, from the coding sequence GTGCAGGTACATTTCTGCAAGGTGATCGGGCAGCATTACTTATTGAATACCAGTATGCATTTCAGAAAGCTATGGCATGTATCACTTTTGCTGCTACCTGCCTTCATGATACTACCCTCAAAAATTTTGGCTCACCCCATGCCCAATACGGTGGTGGAACTTTCCGTTTCAGATCATTCTGTTTTTGGTGTGGCAAAGATGCCTTTTATAGTTTGGATGGATGCCACCAAAAGCACTGAAGAGAAAGTTGACAGCACACAGATCGTAGGTTATTTCCAGCAACATATCAAGGCGCTATCAGGGAATGACGTTTGGAAAACCAACATCAGTGGCTTTAAGACGATCGAAGAGTTTGACCGTGAAGTTGGTAAGTATACTGAACTGGAGATTTATTTTGAGCTGACACCTTCTACCCCATCGGCACTTCACCAGTTTGATTTTGCCTATGATGCCATCATTCATGAGGTACTCACCCACAAGATTCTCATTTACCTGAAATATGACTGGAACAGCGGGATGATCACAGATGAGGCTACCAGACCTGTTGGCGTTATAGCGACAGATTTTAAATTGGGAAAATGCCTGCCACTGAAGATTGACATTGATGGCGGAAGCTGGATCAAAGGCACTTGGGCCATGTTTTTATTTGGAATGGAACATATCCGTGTTGGGTTGGACCATATTCTTTTCCTGCTCACGTTGTTGATCGTCTCGCCGCTGGCAGTCTTTGATAAAAGGTGGACAGGCTTTGAAGGCTATAGGCACACCCTCTTCCGATTTCTGAAAATAAGTATTGCCTTTACAATTGGCCATTCAATCACATTGCTTGTTGGCAGCTTTGACCTGATTCCTTTCCGTGCTCAGTATATCGAAGTTCTGATTGCCCTATCCATCCTGATATCTGCCATTCACTGCATCAAACCTGTTTTTGTAAAGAAAGAGGCTTGGGTGGCGGCCGGCTTCGGGCTTATCCATGGTTTGGCATTTTCGATTTCACTTTCATCCATGAACCTCGGATGGCAGGCAAGGTTACTGAGTGTTGTCGGATTCAACCTTGGCATCGAAAGCATGCAGCTTATCATTATGGTTTGCTTCTTTCCCTTACTGATCACCAGCAAATGGAAATTTTACCCAGCCTTCAGGGTTGCCTTTGCCATCATCACAGGCATCACTGCCGTGGCGTGGATTTTTGAACGCGTTCTGGAGAAAGAAAATTTCATTACCGAGATCGCTAATTCTATTTTATAA